The Oryza brachyantha chromosome 6, ObraRS2, whole genome shotgun sequence region ttcggtgtatttttatgAATGTATTATACTTCTAGTAAAATCAATCTGAGTCATCgattaaaaaagatattttttactttattaattaattgattagtagtattttataatttagtttttttacaaacaaaaaggtaGCTCGCAATTAAAAATACGATAATACCCCCTCCAAAATTCTACTGCTCCTAATAcagttggtagtataattcaATCATAGTATTcgataaaaacatatcaacGCATTAATGGTATTGATTAAAAATGCATTAGAGAGGGACTCTGTTGTAAACTATTCTATGCTAAGTATATAAactaagtattttttatataaaaattaatccaAGTGAAGGAAGATGCTGCGTTCTAAACTTGGCCTTATATTCTTTGTTCGTGCAAAATGTAGATCTGACATTTCCAATTAGTGAAAAATCTGCAAATTAACATAAGCTGAAAATTCAACTGGATACAGCTAAATAGATAATTAACTAGAAGCTAGATTGATGTGCACCATTTAGAAACCAATCAATCACCCATCTGTTCTACAGACTGGgaaaattcatcattagcTTAGCTGGGGGCACAGTACAGTGCAGATTGCCAGATCATATATGCTCATATGTATTGCAAGTTTCTGGAGAACTGCAGCACATGTTCCAGCTTCTGTTCCTTTCTTGATTTGCCAGCTTGCTAATGATCGATATGAGATTTACAATGCATCATAAAGTGCATTCATGCATGCCATAGATATCATGATGGTGTTCTACCAGCGTGGCTCCATAATCGGTGTGTTAGTTAGAAAAAGATTTAAGTAGGTGTGAAAATCCCCATAAAGATGGAGTAGTTCTCctaaaaaatcatcaatattCGGTCGCATTCcgatatgccaaaattttaaatgtaaattttgcTTTCaacttttgtgtgtgtgagacaAAAAGGAAGATTGAAATTTCAAGgtaaaaatgcatatatatatatatatatatatatatatatatatatatatatatatatatatatatatatatatatatataaaagtaagaTAAATCTGGTGCTGCGGTGCACACACAAGTATATATACCACTGAAGCATCCAGTACattattcatttatatatgatcCGGGATATAATTTTGTCCACCGGTCTTAACTCTTAAACCATCAGTCAGACAAGCAAGACGGATTAAGTATGCAGAGTTGTTGTGTGATTTGAGTTAACGAAGCTTCTGGATCAGTTCATCACTTCACTTGTACTCATGGATGAAGAAGCCGTAGAATCCaccgacgacggtggcggcggccatgaCCCATGTGAACGCCGCGACGGGGAGGGGCATCATCGCCGCCACCTTCCAGGTGAAGACGGCGGCCAGCGATGCGGCGAGCAGCCACACGGCGACCCTGATGATCCGGCCCCGCGCCGGCGATCCGCTCGGCGCCTGGTCGAAGTGGTGGATGCAGCAGAAGAGAAGCAGGAGGTTCAGGTAGGCGAAGCACGCGAAGGCGATCGCCGCGCGGTCCCCTTCCGCGCGGTAGATGCAGAGCGCGAGGTTGACGGCGAGGCCGATCAGGGGCGCCACCCACGGGACGACGCGGCTGCCGCCGTTGTTGCTGACTCGgttgctcgccgccgccggcggcggcggatccaGGAGGGGATCGTCCGGGTTCGCCATTCTACCACGGCGTCGATCTCAACCCCAGAACGTTTGACGTCTTCTTGACTCTTGACGACCCTAAGTCTAACGCGGTCACGCTAGTCAACGAAGTCACCTGCTCCCTCCgctctataaattttttttctttaaaaaaaatattagtcacacgtaaatacaattcataatttatcatttataaaaataaaaatattaatcataatttttttaataaaaagtgaaagattgatttattttggtacggagagagtattaggTTACGCATActccatccaaaaaatcaATCTTTTCATGTGTaagtgtttgaccatccgtttttCATGTCTaagtgtttgaccatccgttttattgaaaaattttcatttttttcttaaaaaatcagtcacatgtaaagtactatttgtgttttatcatctaataaaaataaaatattaaacataatttttttaataatacgaagagttaaatattgtatttagAAACCgtaaaattgatttgttttaggaAGGAGGGAACATATCGCAACAGACCTTTCAGTACTTGCTGTGTTTACTACTTCACATTCCTAGCTTCCATC contains the following coding sequences:
- the LOC102718748 gene encoding uncharacterized protein LOC102718748 — protein: MANPDDPLLDPPPPAAASNRVSNNGGSRVVPWVAPLIGLAVNLALCIYRAEGDRAAIAFACFAYLNLLLLFCCIHHFDQAPSGSPARGRIIRVAVWLLAASLAAVFTWKVAAMMPLPVAAFTWVMAAATVVGGFYGFFIHEYK